CGGTGGATCTCCAGGTCAATGGCTACAGCGGTCGCCGGTTAGCCAATGCGGTGATGCTGTGGTGGCCGGGGGGCGTGGGTATCTATAGCAATCTGCCCGATGTGCTGCACCTGGACATTGGGCCGCGCCGCGTGTGGGGCTTCTAAGGATGTCTGGCTGAGGTTGGGCTCAATAATCCCCCCAACCCCCCTTTTGGAAGGGGGGCTAGAAGCTGTAAGGAGGGTGCTAGAAGGGCACGTCGTCCAGGTTGGGGGGTGGCGTTTTCCAGGTGGCTGTGTCTTCGGCGGCCTTTGGCGTGGCGCGGCGGGGCAGCTCGTAGACTGGAGCAGGCTTGACCAGCTCCAGTTGCTGGGGCTTTTTGGCTGCCCAGGTGCTGCCGCGTCGCCGCTCTGAGGTGCGCTCCTCGAGGGTGTCCTCGGTGACGACTTCGTAGAGAATGGCCTGCTTGTCCGCTTGTTTGCCCTTGCGCAGGACTCGCCCCAGGCGCTGGATGTATTCCCGGGCGGAGCCGGTACCCGACAGCAGCACTGCTACCCGAGCCTCGGGCACATCGACGCCTTCATTGAGGACGTGGGATGCGGCGATCGCGCGGTACTCGCCGGCGCGGAAGCGCTGCAAGATTTCGTGACGCTCCTTGACCGGGGTTTGGTGGGTGAGGGCGGGGATCAAAAAGGCCTCGGAGATGCGGTACACCGTGGCGTTGTCGTTGGTGAAGATCAGCACGGACTCGGGGTGATGCTGGCCCAGGAGATCGGCCAAGACCCGCAGCTTGCCGTCGGTGCCGAGGGCGATCGCCTTCGCTTCGTGGTGGGCCAGCATGGCTCGGCGTCCAGCGGGCGATCGCGCACTTTCTCGAATGAAGCGCTGCCAACCGTCCAGGCTGCCAAAGTTGATTTTGGCCTGGCGCAAAAAGGCGTTGCGCTCCGCGATGCAGGCGTTGTAGCGATCGCGCTCCTCCTGGGACAGCGTCACCTTGATCTGGACGATCTCGTGCGCTGCCAGGGCCTTGCCGGCCAGATCCTCCGCCGATCGCCGGTAGACCTCCGGCCCGATCAGCACCTGCAAGTCTTCGTGGCGGCCGTCGGCTCGCTCCGGCGTTGCCGTCAGGCCCAGCCGGTAGGGGGCGATCGCGTACTCGGCGATGACGCGGTTGAAGTCGCTGGGC
This genomic stretch from Geitlerinema sp. PCC 7407 harbors:
- a CDS encoding DEAD/DEAH box helicase, translated to MARTSTLSFDRGTLILHPPPRGRAWIDFATWDDRVERFRIPAYYYRALVERLQLEGVDFEDAASGFGALDLTPHTQMQPYPHQAEALLAWKQAQRRGVVVLPTAAGKTYLAQLAMEATPRSTLIIVPTLDLMHQWYAHLLAAFPDVEIGLLGGGSRDRTPILVSTYDSAAIHAESLGNQYALIIFDECHHLPSDFNRVIAEYAIAPYRLGLTATPERADGRHEDLQVLIGPEVYRRSAEDLAGKALAAHEIVQIKVTLSQEERDRYNACIAERNAFLRQAKINFGSLDGWQRFIRESARSPAGRRAMLAHHEAKAIALGTDGKLRVLADLLGQHHPESVLIFTNDNATVYRISEAFLIPALTHQTPVKERHEILQRFRAGEYRAIAASHVLNEGVDVPEARVAVLLSGTGSAREYIQRLGRVLRKGKQADKQAILYEVVTEDTLEERTSERRRGSTWAAKKPQQLELVKPAPVYELPRRATPKAAEDTATWKTPPPNLDDVPF